The genomic window CTCGCACGACCGTGACGTTCTCGAGCCCGAGGACGCCGACCTGGTCGTTGAGCCAGGCGACCCGACGTTCCATCGGTTCGATGAGGACGAACTCGACATCTGGCCGCGCAATCGCGAGTACCAGTCCAGGCAGCCCCGCGCCTGTGCCGACGTCGCCCACTCGCCCGGGACGAAGGAGCGGTGCCACGATCACGCTGTTGAGGATGTGGCGCGTCCACAGACGCGGAAGTTCCAGCGGCCCGATCAGCCCGAGAGGCTCACCGAACTCCGCAAGGTTCGCGGCGAAAGCACGACCGACATCGATCCGGTCGCCGAACAACTCGGCTGCTTCCGCCGGTTCCGGTTCGAGTCCTGCAGGCACGTCAGTCATCGCAGTTTCACGTGAAACGATCAGGCCGCGTCAGCCGCGCGTGATGACGGTGTGACGGTCGCG from Plantibacter flavus includes these protein-coding regions:
- the rsmG gene encoding 16S rRNA (guanine(527)-N(7))-methyltransferase RsmG, producing MTDVPAGLEPEPAEAAELFGDRIDVGRAFAANLAEFGEPLGLIGPLELPRLWTRHILNSVIVAPLLRPGRVGDVGTGAGLPGLVLAIARPDVEFVLIEPMERRVAWLNDQVGVLGLENVTVVRARAEEVRLDEPLDQVTARAVSALRKLLPLTAPLLRDGGELVLMKGAGAQAEVDASTKELRKYRVSGVEVRTLGESVLAEPTRVIVGTVRA